GGGGCTGTGGTTGCAGAGCAAATTGCACCCTATCTCGATGATGTGGGCGAGGGCTACGATCGCGAGTATGAAAGCTACATGCTGCCTGTCCTCACCCGCTATAACGGCAGACCTCAGGTGAGTCCTGAAGGGCATATCGTCTACCACTTCCCCGATCTGCAGGTGAGCGCCGAAAAGCGTAGCTCAAAAGCTGTCCCTGCCTATTTAAAGGAGCTGCCCTGGAAGTTCAGTGCTGCTACCCAAGGGCAACTGACCATGGCGGCTGGGTTGGGTGGACTAAACTTTGTGTTGGCTATTGTGCTGGCTGCCCTGCTACAGGATCAGGCCCTGGTGGCAGAACTGGGGGGATTGGTGGTGCTGGTGAATGGCCTCTTTCCCTTCTTGTTTGCCTACGGAACTGCGTTTCTGGGCATTCCTCTAATTCGCTACTTGTGGCTGAAGGGGAGAAATAGCAAGGTAGAAGCTCGTAACGAACGCCGGCAACAGCAAGCGATCGCTCTCAACCAAGGCGGTGACGAACTGCAGCAGAAGATGGACTATGCCCGCCAGTTTGCAGCCCAAAGCATTGTCAGTCGCGACAATCTGGCCTACACCACAGAGCAAGACTTGCTCGATCAAGAGGCAGACAACAGTGCCAAGCTGGATGCGGAGTGGCAAAAGCGTCTAGATCAATCAGGTTCCTAATCGCAATTGTTCAAAATAACCATAGGGGCAGCCGCTTGCCCCTATGGTTATGCTTGGGCTGCTGATCAGTAAAACAAGCAAAAAAAACTCAGCCTTGCGACTGAGGATCAATATTTAGGGAGATTTCACCTTCACGATGAGGTTGAATTTAGTTCAAAATAACGAGCTTATAGCAAGCCCATTTGGGCTAGAAGACCTTGCCCCGTCAGCAACTCGCCTGCAATAGCGAGAACGAAACCTAACATAGCCAGACGACCATTCCAGGTTTCTGCGAACGTGGTGAAGCCAAACTTCGGTTCTTGGTTTTCCATAACGGGTACCCCTCTGTAAAGCTTTGTATCTTAATATTACAGTCTATTTACATTTTTGGGGGACTTTGAGGAATCTTTCTGCTCTATAAATTCCTTGGGTGGTCATAGAGAGTCGCCAGAATAGATGATGGCAAAGGGATGGAGTGTTTCGTGATCCTGCCAGATGTCTACCTTGATGGACTACTTAGGCAACACGGGAGGTGATGATGGCATAAAACGGATCGCCTCCCGGCATTCCCAACAGTTGCAGCAGCATGGGCAAGTTGGACGAACGGGTGATCACCTCTGGGGGGCTAAAGCCAGGAATAGCGTTCACGTAATGCTGCACAAGGTCAACCCGACTTTCTTCGGTGCCATCGCGCCAGGCTTGGATCGCTTTTTGGTAGAACATGCGATTGGAAAAGCTGATGATGCATAGCCCACCCGGCTTGAGAATGCGGTAGATCTCTGCAAAAACAGCTTCAGGGTATTGCAAATACTGCACGGAGACCGTGTTCAAAACGGCGTCAAACGACTGGTCGGGCAGCGGCAGGTGTTGATTTTGGTTGAGATTTTGCAGGAAGTAATGGTTGAGGCGAGGATTGCGATCGAGTTCTTGAGCATTCATGCCATGCCCTTCCACATGCTCAAAGTGCATCTCATCCGGCAGATGGGAGACCCAACTGCTCATCAAATCTAAAATTCGGGTGTTGGGCTGTAGGCGATCGCGATAGAGGTCCGTGAGTTGCTGGATAAACCCTTCGTCAACATGGGTAACAAGGCGAGGCTGCTCGTAAAACAGCCTGTCGTCGGATGGATCGAGCTTGGCTCGCTGATCGGTATTGAGCAGCATGGTTTAGGTGGGGGTGTAAGGAGTTAAGAATTGTTTTCTCCAGTCTACAAAGAATGACGAAATATGAAGGGTGCGATCGCGAATCTTTGGAACTCCCTTCATGCTTTCTTCATCAGTAGGTTTAGGAGCATGAACCGCTATCTATTATCACGATTGGCTTCAAGCCATAGCTCTAGTCCCATGGGGTAAGACATCCAGACCTTCGGGAGACGTGCCTAGGTGTGAAGGTTGTCTAGGCCATGTCTCAACCAGACCTACATCTAC
This region of Candidatus Obscuribacterales bacterium genomic DNA includes:
- a CDS encoding chlorophyll a/b-binding protein codes for the protein MENQEPKFGFTTFAETWNGRLAMLGFVLAIAGELLTGQGLLAQMGLL
- a CDS encoding class I SAM-dependent methyltransferase, producing the protein MLLNTDQRAKLDPSDDRLFYEQPRLVTHVDEGFIQQLTDLYRDRLQPNTRILDLMSSWVSHLPDEMHFEHVEGHGMNAQELDRNPRLNHYFLQNLNQNQHLPLPDQSFDAVLNTVSVQYLQYPEAVFAEIYRILKPGGLCIISFSNRMFYQKAIQAWRDGTEESRVDLVQHYVNAIPGFSPPEVITRSSNLPMLLQLLGMPGGDPFYAIITSRVA